One region of Streptomyces davaonensis JCM 4913 genomic DNA includes:
- a CDS encoding HSP90 family protein, with translation MDSQTSQSSQAPQSPHTFQVDLRGLVDLLSHHLYSSPKVYLRELLQNAVDAITARRAEQPDAPARVRLYVDSDGGGLRVEDSGIGLTESDVHSLLATIGRSSKRADGLQAARSDFLGQFGIGLLACFVVAERIRVVSRSARTPDAPPVEWTATDDGSYTVRTLPDAERPEPGTTVHLVARAGAGEWLARERVLTLARDFGSLLPYDVRVDEEEVTDLPAPWDRAYPSPANRRVALARHCHDLFGFTPLDSIGLNVPLAGIRGVAYVLPSAVSPAQRAGHRVHLKGMLLTERAEQLLPDWAFFVRCVLDTDSLRPTASREALYEDETLAAVREALGERIRSWLTGLAAGDPERLAAFLSVHHLGVKSLARHDKEMLRTMLPWLPFETTDGRLSLEEFAQRHPVVHFTRTVEEYRQVAPIASAQGIGVINGGYTYDSELVEALPSVRPGTVVAELDADTVTAHLDSVDPAEELALSGFLAAARAKLDPLGCDVVLRAFHPLSVPALHLDDRAARHEQARAAAEEQADDLWAGILGSLRGGAPRARLVLNHLNPLIRRISSVGDAELIGTATESLYGQALLMAQRPLRPADSALLNRAFIALLEWATNGEEGR, from the coding sequence ATGGACTCCCAGACCTCACAGTCATCCCAGGCACCCCAGTCACCTCATACGTTCCAGGTCGACCTGCGCGGCCTGGTGGACCTGCTCTCCCATCACCTCTACTCCAGTCCGAAGGTCTACCTGCGCGAGCTGCTTCAGAACGCCGTGGACGCCATCACCGCCCGTCGGGCCGAACAGCCGGACGCCCCGGCACGGGTGCGGCTGTACGTCGATTCCGACGGCGGCGGGTTGCGGGTGGAGGACTCCGGTATCGGGCTGACCGAGTCCGATGTGCACAGTCTGCTGGCGACGATCGGCCGCAGTTCCAAACGGGCGGACGGTCTTCAGGCGGCCCGCTCGGACTTCCTCGGCCAGTTCGGCATCGGTCTGCTGGCCTGTTTCGTGGTCGCCGAGCGGATCCGGGTGGTCAGCCGCAGCGCCCGTACGCCGGACGCGCCACCGGTGGAGTGGACGGCGACGGACGATGGTTCGTACACCGTGCGGACGCTGCCGGACGCCGAGCGGCCCGAGCCGGGCACCACCGTGCATCTGGTGGCGCGGGCCGGTGCCGGGGAGTGGCTGGCGCGGGAGCGGGTGCTCACGCTGGCCCGGGACTTCGGCTCGCTGCTGCCGTACGACGTGCGGGTGGACGAGGAGGAGGTCACCGATCTCCCGGCACCCTGGGACCGGGCCTATCCCTCGCCCGCGAACCGGCGGGTGGCGCTGGCCCGGCACTGTCATGACCTGTTCGGGTTCACTCCGCTGGACTCGATCGGGCTGAACGTTCCGCTGGCCGGGATCCGCGGGGTGGCGTATGTGCTGCCGTCGGCGGTCAGCCCGGCCCAGCGGGCCGGTCACCGGGTGCACCTGAAGGGCATGCTGCTGACCGAGCGGGCCGAACAGCTGCTGCCGGACTGGGCGTTCTTCGTGCGCTGTGTGCTCGACACGGACAGTCTGCGGCCCACCGCGTCGCGCGAGGCGTTGTACGAGGACGAGACGCTGGCGGCCGTACGGGAAGCGCTCGGCGAAAGGATTCGCTCCTGGTTGACCGGGCTTGCGGCCGGTGATCCGGAACGTCTTGCGGCCTTCCTGTCGGTGCACCACCTGGGCGTGAAGTCCCTGGCGCGGCACGACAAGGAGATGCTGCGCACGATGCTGCCGTGGCTGCCGTTCGAGACGACCGACGGGCGGCTGTCGCTGGAGGAGTTCGCGCAGCGGCACCCGGTGGTGCACTTCACGCGGACCGTCGAGGAGTACCGGCAGGTCGCGCCGATCGCGTCCGCGCAGGGCATCGGGGTGATCAACGGCGGTTACACGTACGACAGCGAACTGGTCGAGGCGCTGCCCTCGGTCCGTCCGGGGACGGTCGTGGCCGAGCTGGACGCGGACACCGTGACCGCGCATCTGGACTCCGTCGACCCGGCCGAGGAGCTGGCGCTGTCCGGCTTCCTTGCGGCGGCGCGGGCCAAGCTGGACCCCTTGGGCTGCGATGTGGTCCTGCGGGCCTTCCATCCGCTGTCGGTGCCCGCGCTGCACCTGGACGACCGGGCGGCCCGGCACGAGCAGGCGCGGGCAGCGGCGGAGGAGCAGGCGGACGACCTGTGGGCGGGCATCCTGGGCTCGCTGCGCGGCGGCGCGCCCCGCGCGCGTCTGGTGCTCAACCACCTCAACCCGCTGATCCGGCGGATCAGTTCCGTGGGCGACGCGGAACTGATCGGCACCGCCACCGAGTCCCTGTACGGACAGGCCCTGCTGATGGCGCAGCGGCCGCTCAGGCCCGCGGACTCGGCGCTGCTGAACCGGGCCTTCATCGCTCTGCTGGAGTGGGCCACGAACGGCGAGGAGGGTCGCTGA
- the rsmD gene encoding 16S rRNA (guanine(966)-N(2))-methyltransferase RsmD yields MTRVIAGAAGGRRLAVPPGNGTRPTSDRAREGLFSTWQSLLGGPLDGERILDLYAGSGAVGLEALSRGASHTLLVEADARAARTIRENVKSLGLPGAEVRSGKAEQVIQTPAPTEPYDLVFLDPPYAVTDDDLREILLTLRTQGWLAKDALVTVERSTRGGEFRWPDGFEAIRARRYGEGTFWYGRAASTCEDAR; encoded by the coding sequence ATGACCCGCGTGATCGCCGGCGCAGCCGGCGGCCGTCGCCTGGCCGTCCCGCCAGGGAACGGCACCCGCCCGACCTCCGACCGCGCACGCGAAGGTCTCTTCTCCACCTGGCAGTCCCTCCTCGGCGGCCCGCTGGACGGCGAACGAATCCTCGACCTCTACGCGGGCTCGGGCGCAGTCGGCCTCGAAGCCCTGTCCCGCGGCGCGAGCCACACCCTCCTCGTCGAGGCGGACGCGAGAGCCGCCCGCACCATCCGCGAGAACGTCAAAAGCCTCGGCCTCCCGGGCGCCGAGGTGAGATCGGGCAAAGCCGAACAGGTCATCCAGACCCCGGCGCCGACCGAGCCGTACGACCTCGTCTTCCTGGACCCCCCGTACGCCGTCACGGACGACGATCTTCGGGAGATTCTCCTCACACTCCGCACCCAGGGCTGGCTCGCGAAGGACGCGCTCGTCACCGTGGAGCGCAGCACCAGAGGCGGCGAATTCCGGTGGCCGGACGGTTTCGAAGCGATCCGGGCCCGTCGCTACGGCGAGGGAACGTTTTGGTACGGTCGCGCCGCCTCAACGTGCGAAGACGCACGATGA
- a CDS encoding thiamine-phosphate kinase encodes MKGTVGELGEFGLIRELTSRLTTTPAVRVGPGDDAAVVAAPDRRVVASTDILVEGRHFRRDWSTAYDVGRKAAAQNLADIAAMGAVPTALLLGLVVPAELPVTWPTELMDGLRDECQVAGASVVGGDVVRGDSIMVSITALGDLRNQEPVTRAGAQPGDLVAVTGWLGWSAAGYAVLSRGFRSPRAFVEAHRRPEPPYHAGPAAAGLGATAMCDVSDGLIADLGHIAEASKVRIDIRSGAIDIPSQMNDIGQAVGVDPMQWVLTGGEDHAIVATFPPDVKLPARWKVIGEVLNPSALPQVTVDGAPWTSKGGWDHFGDIES; translated from the coding sequence ATGAAGGGCACTGTTGGTGAGCTGGGGGAGTTCGGGCTCATCAGGGAGCTCACCTCCCGTCTCACCACCACCCCGGCGGTCCGGGTCGGCCCCGGCGACGACGCCGCGGTGGTCGCCGCGCCCGACCGCAGGGTTGTGGCGAGCACCGACATCCTGGTGGAGGGCCGGCACTTCCGCCGCGACTGGTCCACCGCGTACGACGTGGGCCGCAAGGCGGCCGCGCAGAACCTCGCGGACATCGCGGCCATGGGCGCCGTACCGACCGCCCTGCTGCTCGGTCTGGTCGTCCCCGCCGAACTTCCGGTGACCTGGCCGACCGAGCTGATGGACGGCCTGCGCGACGAGTGCCAGGTGGCCGGCGCCTCCGTGGTCGGCGGTGATGTCGTACGCGGCGACTCGATCATGGTGTCGATCACCGCGCTCGGCGATCTGCGCAACCAGGAGCCCGTCACCCGGGCCGGCGCCCAGCCCGGCGACCTCGTCGCGGTGACCGGCTGGCTGGGCTGGTCCGCGGCCGGATACGCGGTGCTGTCCCGGGGGTTCCGCTCGCCGCGGGCCTTCGTGGAGGCGCACCGGCGCCCGGAGCCGCCGTATCACGCGGGGCCCGCCGCGGCGGGGCTCGGGGCGACCGCCATGTGCGACGTCAGCGACGGGCTGATCGCCGACCTCGGGCACATCGCCGAGGCCAGCAAGGTGCGGATCGACATCCGCTCCGGGGCGATCGACATCCCGTCCCAGATGAACGACATCGGGCAGGCCGTCGGCGTCGACCCCATGCAGTGGGTGCTGACCGGGGGAGAGGACCACGCGATCGTGGCGACCTTCCCGCCGGACGTGAAGCTGCCCGCCCGCTGGAAGGTCATCGGCGAGGTCCTCAACCCCTCGGCGCTGCCCCAGGTGACGGTCGACGGGGCGCCCTGGACCAGCAAGGGCGGCTGGGACCACTTCGGGGACATCGAGTCGTGA
- the rnc gene encoding ribonuclease III, which translates to MRGTVSTPKKNSAETTASSHTLLEGRLGYKVESALLVRALTHRSYAYENGGLPTNERLEFLGDSVLGLVVTDTLYRTHPDLPEGQLAKLRAAVVNSRALAEVSRGLDLGSFIRLGRGEEGTGGRDKASILADTLEAVIGAVYLDQGLDSAGELVHRLFDPLIEKSSNLGAGLDWKTSLQELTATEGLGVPEYLVTETGPDHEKTFTAAARVGGVSYGTGTGRSKKEAEQQAAESAWRSIRAAADERAKKAAAEADADEASASA; encoded by the coding sequence GTGAGAGGCACTGTGTCCACGCCGAAGAAAAACTCTGCGGAGACCACGGCCTCGTCCCACACGCTGTTGGAAGGGCGGCTCGGCTACAAGGTCGAGTCCGCCCTTCTGGTGCGTGCGCTGACCCACCGTTCGTACGCGTACGAGAACGGCGGTCTGCCGACCAACGAGCGCCTGGAGTTCCTCGGGGACTCCGTCCTCGGCCTCGTGGTCACGGACACGCTGTACCGCACCCACCCCGATCTGCCCGAGGGCCAGCTGGCCAAGCTGCGGGCCGCGGTGGTGAATTCGCGTGCGCTGGCGGAGGTCAGTCGCGGACTCGACCTGGGTTCCTTCATCCGGCTCGGCCGTGGTGAAGAGGGCACGGGCGGCCGGGACAAGGCGTCCATCCTCGCCGACACCCTGGAAGCGGTGATCGGCGCGGTCTATCTCGACCAGGGCCTGGACTCTGCGGGGGAGCTGGTGCACCGCTTGTTCGACCCCCTGATCGAGAAGTCCTCGAATCTCGGAGCCGGCCTGGACTGGAAGACCAGTCTCCAGGAGCTCACCGCGACCGAGGGGCTCGGTGTGCCCGAGTACCTGGTCACGGAGACCGGCCCCGATCACGAGAAGACCTTCACTGCTGCCGCCCGCGTCGGAGGCGTCTCGTACGGCACCGGCACCGGCCGCAGCAAGAAGGAGGCGGAGCAACAGGCCGCCGAGTCCGCCTGGCGGTCCATCCGGGCCGCGGCGGACGAGCGCGCCAAGAAGGCAGCCGCGGAAGCGGACGCCGACGAAGCCTCCGCCTCCGCCTGA
- the rpmF gene encoding 50S ribosomal protein L32, which produces MAVPKRKMSRSNTRHRRSQWKAAVTPLVACERCHEPKQQHIACPSCGTYNKRQVLEV; this is translated from the coding sequence GTGGCTGTTCCGAAGCGGAAGATGTCGCGCAGCAACACGCGCCACCGCCGGTCGCAGTGGAAGGCTGCGGTCACCCCCCTGGTTGCGTGCGAGCGCTGCCACGAGCCCAAGCAGCAGCACATCGCGTGCCCGTCTTGTGGCACCTACAACAAGCGCCAGGTCCTCGAGGTCTGA
- a CDS encoding YceD family protein encodes MALNARLDHRNPLVFDTHELGRRPGALQRLNRSIDAPKDLGLKDVIEVPQGAPMELDLRLESVMEGVLVTGTARAQAKGECVRCLEPLQLDVEADFQEMFSYPDADERGRPKAEPDDDAEEDEDRLFIEDGLFDLEPVLRDAVVLALPMQPVCQEDCPGLCAECGVRLADDPDHHHDAVDIRWAALQGLAGSLGDGEKDEMSGAEAEAGVDEKQEK; translated from the coding sequence ATGGCTCTGAACGCCCGCCTCGACCACCGCAACCCTCTCGTGTTCGACACACACGAGCTGGGGCGGCGTCCTGGCGCGCTCCAGCGCCTGAACCGCTCGATCGACGCGCCCAAGGACCTCGGTCTGAAGGACGTCATCGAAGTGCCGCAAGGCGCCCCGATGGAGCTCGACCTCCGCCTTGAGTCGGTCATGGAAGGGGTGCTTGTCACAGGCACCGCCCGTGCACAGGCCAAGGGGGAGTGCGTAAGGTGTCTGGAGCCGCTTCAGCTCGACGTCGAAGCGGACTTCCAGGAGATGTTCTCGTACCCCGACGCCGACGAGCGGGGCCGCCCCAAGGCGGAGCCCGACGACGACGCCGAGGAGGACGAGGACAGGCTCTTCATCGAGGACGGCCTGTTCGACCTCGAACCCGTGCTGCGCGATGCGGTGGTGCTCGCACTGCCGATGCAGCCGGTGTGCCAGGAAGACTGCCCGGGTTTGTGCGCCGAGTGCGGCGTGCGCCTCGCGGACGACCCGGACCACCACCATGACGCCGTCGACATCCGTTGGGCGGCATTGCAGGGACTCGCCGGTTCACTCGGAGACGGCGAGAAGGACGAGATGAGCGGCGCCGAAGCGGAAGCGGGCGTCGACGAGAAGCAGGAGAAGTAG
- a CDS encoding DAK2 domain-containing protein encodes MAQVPQTFFDALAVRTWCGLALEALGRAREEIDAINVYPVADGDTGTNLYLTVESAAAAVDAVFIGHEAGSQGAGPALPSLADAVRAMAHGALIGARGNSGTILAQLLRGMAQVLAADSDTSHADASGLRLALRQAADAARQAVAHPVEGTVLTVASAAAEAADGAEGDCGTVARAAYEGARAALAVTPHQLAVLERAGVVDAGGRGLVTVLAALVETFTGEKPVLTALHAHVALDSPGDCASPEGAGPAFEVIYLLEAEDAAVARLRERLDGLGDSLVVVGGDGLWNVHVHVDDAGAAVEAGVEAGRPYRIRITHFGAGDVHTTGAERPPRERAQRAVVAVVPGPGLAGLYTEAGATTVLARPGEPPASGELVQAVRRAHAREVVLLPNDADLRHTAAAAAEQARAEGIRVALIPTRSAVQGIAALAVHEPERRFDEDVVAMTSAAGATRYAEVAVAERQSWTMAGICQAGDVLGLIDGDVAVIGADVTAAAETVLDRMLAAGGELVTLVLGDEAPDGIAEHLEARVRESYLAVDTVVYRGGRQGALLLIGVE; translated from the coding sequence GTGGCGCAGGTGCCGCAGACATTCTTCGATGCTCTCGCGGTACGCACCTGGTGCGGCCTCGCGCTGGAAGCGCTCGGTCGCGCGCGCGAGGAGATCGACGCGATCAACGTCTACCCCGTGGCCGACGGGGACACCGGCACGAACCTGTATCTGACCGTGGAGTCGGCGGCGGCGGCCGTGGACGCGGTGTTCATCGGCCACGAGGCGGGCTCCCAGGGCGCCGGACCCGCCCTGCCCTCCCTCGCCGACGCCGTCCGCGCGATGGCGCACGGCGCGCTCATAGGGGCACGCGGGAACTCCGGGACGATCCTGGCGCAGCTGCTGCGGGGCATGGCCCAGGTGCTGGCCGCCGACAGTGACACGTCTCACGCCGACGCGAGCGGACTCCGGCTCGCCCTGCGGCAGGCCGCCGACGCCGCCCGCCAGGCCGTCGCCCACCCCGTCGAGGGCACGGTCCTCACCGTCGCCTCGGCCGCCGCCGAAGCGGCCGACGGTGCGGAGGGCGACTGCGGGACCGTCGCGCGGGCCGCCTACGAAGGCGCGCGCGCCGCCCTCGCAGTCACTCCGCACCAGCTCGCCGTGCTGGAGCGCGCGGGGGTCGTGGACGCCGGGGGGCGAGGGCTCGTCACGGTACTCGCGGCGCTGGTGGAGACGTTCACGGGGGAGAAGCCCGTTCTTACGGCCCTCCACGCGCACGTGGCGCTCGACAGCCCCGGTGACTGTGCGTCCCCGGAGGGGGCCGGCCCCGCCTTCGAGGTGATCTACCTCCTGGAGGCCGAGGACGCGGCCGTGGCCCGGCTGCGGGAGCGGCTCGACGGGCTCGGGGACTCACTGGTCGTGGTCGGCGGGGACGGCCTGTGGAACGTCCATGTGCACGTCGACGACGCCGGTGCCGCCGTGGAGGCGGGCGTCGAGGCGGGACGACCGTACCGGATCCGGATCACGCACTTCGGCGCCGGGGACGTGCACACCACCGGCGCGGAGCGGCCGCCCCGGGAGCGCGCCCAGCGTGCGGTCGTGGCCGTCGTGCCGGGCCCCGGCCTGGCCGGGCTCTACACCGAGGCCGGTGCCACCACCGTGCTCGCGCGCCCCGGGGAGCCGCCCGCGAGCGGGGAGCTGGTGCAGGCCGTACGGCGGGCCCACGCGCGGGAGGTCGTGCTGCTGCCCAACGACGCGGACCTGCGGCACACCGCGGCCGCGGCCGCGGAGCAGGCCCGCGCGGAGGGCATCCGGGTCGCGCTGATCCCCACCCGGTCCGCGGTCCAGGGGATCGCCGCGCTCGCCGTGCACGAGCCCGAGCGCCGCTTCGACGAGGACGTCGTGGCGATGACCTCGGCGGCCGGCGCCACCCGCTACGCCGAGGTCGCCGTCGCCGAACGCCAGTCCTGGACCATGGCCGGGATCTGCCAGGCCGGGGACGTCCTCGGCCTCATCGACGGCGATGTCGCCGTGATCGGCGCGGACGTCACCGCCGCCGCCGAGACCGTCCTGGACCGCATGCTCGCGGCCGGCGGCGAGCTGGTCACCCTCGTCCTCGGCGACGAGGCGCCCGACGGGATCGCCGAGCACCTCGAAGCGCGGGTGCGGGAGTCCTACCTCGCCGTGGACACCGTGGTGTACCGGGGCGGGCGGCAAGGGGCACTGCTGCTCATCGGGGTCGAGTAG
- the rpmB gene encoding 50S ribosomal protein L28 → MAANCDVCGKGPGFGNNISHSHRRTSRRWNPNIQRVRTVVGGTPKRVNACTSCIKAGKVSR, encoded by the coding sequence GTGGCTGCCAACTGCGACGTCTGCGGCAAGGGGCCGGGCTTCGGCAACAACATCTCGCACTCGCACCGCCGTACGTCCCGCCGCTGGAACCCGAACATCCAGCGCGTCCGTACCGTGGTCGGCGGGACGCCGAAGCGCGTGAACGCTTGCACCTCGTGCATCAAGGCCGGCAAGGTCTCGCGCTGA
- the coaD gene encoding pantetheine-phosphate adenylyltransferase — MRRAVCPGSFDPITNGHLDIIARASRLYDEVYVAVMINQSKKGLFEVEERLELIRRVTAEYGNVKVEAFHGLLVDFCKQRDIPAIVKGLRAVSDFDYELQMAQMNNGLSGVETLFVPTNPTYSFLSSSLVKEVATWGGDVSHLVPPAVLEALNERLHKD, encoded by the coding sequence GTGCGCCGTGCCGTCTGTCCCGGGTCGTTCGACCCGATCACCAATGGACATCTCGACATCATCGCCCGCGCCTCCAGGCTGTACGACGAGGTGTACGTCGCGGTGATGATCAACCAGTCCAAGAAGGGCCTGTTCGAGGTCGAGGAGCGCCTCGAACTGATCCGCCGGGTCACCGCCGAGTACGGCAACGTGAAGGTCGAGGCCTTCCACGGGCTCCTCGTCGACTTCTGCAAGCAGCGCGACATCCCCGCCATCGTCAAGGGCCTGCGCGCGGTCAGCGACTTCGACTACGAGCTCCAGATGGCCCAGATGAACAACGGCCTCTCGGGCGTCGAGACCCTCTTCGTCCCGACCAACCCGACCTACAGCTTCCTGTCCTCCTCGCTCGTCAAGGAGGTCGCGACCTGGGGCGGCGACGTCTCGCACCTGGTCCCGCCGGCCGTGCTGGAAGCCCTGAACGAGCGGCTGCACAAGGACTGA
- the thiD gene encoding bifunctional hydroxymethylpyrimidine kinase/phosphomethylpyrimidine kinase → MSAPPRVLTVAGSDSGGGAGIQADLKTMLALGVHGMSVITAVTAQNSLGVQGAWPLPVEAVRAQYRSVVDDIGVQAVKTGMLASAELVEAVAELIGSTDAPAVVDPVGVSKHGDSLLAAAALDSVRTKLLPVATVATPNLDEVAQLTGLRVESEDDLCRAAAAVLAYGPRWVVIKGGHLAGDAVDLLTDGSEEHWLRAPRHDNRHTHGTGCTLASAIASELAKGRAVPEAVTAAKEYVTGAIAAGFALGGGIGPVDHAWALKRP, encoded by the coding sequence GTGAGCGCGCCGCCGAGGGTGCTCACGGTCGCGGGTTCCGACTCCGGTGGCGGGGCCGGGATCCAGGCCGACCTGAAGACGATGCTGGCCCTCGGCGTGCACGGCATGAGCGTGATCACCGCCGTCACCGCGCAGAACTCGCTGGGCGTGCAAGGCGCCTGGCCGCTGCCGGTGGAGGCGGTGCGCGCCCAGTACCGCAGCGTCGTCGACGACATCGGCGTCCAGGCGGTGAAGACCGGCATGCTCGCCTCCGCGGAACTCGTGGAGGCGGTGGCCGAGTTGATCGGCTCCACCGACGCCCCGGCCGTCGTCGACCCGGTGGGTGTCTCCAAGCACGGCGACTCGCTGCTGGCCGCCGCCGCGCTGGACTCCGTACGCACCAAGCTGCTGCCGGTGGCCACGGTCGCGACCCCGAACCTCGACGAAGTGGCTCAACTCACTGGTCTGCGCGTCGAGTCCGAGGACGATCTGTGCCGGGCCGCGGCGGCCGTGCTGGCGTACGGGCCGCGCTGGGTCGTGATCAAGGGCGGCCATCTCGCGGGCGACGCCGTGGATCTGCTCACCGACGGCTCCGAGGAGCACTGGCTGCGCGCACCGCGCCACGACAACCGGCACACCCACGGGACGGGCTGCACGCTCGCCTCGGCCATCGCCTCGGAGCTGGCGAAGGGCCGGGCCGTGCCGGAGGCGGTGACGGCGGCCAAGGAGTATGTCACGGGGGCCATCGCGGCCGGGTTCGCACTCGGCGGCGGGATCGGGCCCGTGGATCACGCCTGGGCGCTGAAGAGGCCCTGA
- the recG gene encoding ATP-dependent DNA helicase RecG, with amino-acid sequence MDLVPALQEPLQQPLKSVLGPATAKVMAEHLGLHTVGDLLHHYPRRYEERGQLTHLADLPMDEHVTVVAQVADARLHTFASAKAPRGKGQRLEVTITDGSGRLQLVFFGNGVHKPHKELLPGTRAMFAGKVSVFNRRLQLAHPAYELLRGDGEETVETWAGALIPIYPATAKLESWKIGKALQTVLPTCLEAVDPLPDSLREGRGLVPLPEALEKIHRPHTKADIEDARARLKWDEAFVLQVALARRRHADAQLPAVARKPKPDGLLTAFDDRLPFTLTEGQQRVTGEIFTDLATEHPMHRLLQGEVGSGKTMVALRAMLATVDAGGQAAMLAPTEVLAQQHHRSVVEMMGELAEGGMLGGAEQATKVVLLTGSMGAAARRQALLDLVTGEAGIVIGTHALIEDKVQFHDLGLVVVDEQHRFGVEQRDALRGKGKQPPHLLVMTATPIPRTVAMTVFGDLETSVLDQLPAGRSPIASHVVPAADKPHFLARAWERVREEVENGHQAYVVCPRIGDEEDDPKKARKSAEDEAEKRPPLAVLEVADQLAKGPLAGLEVEVLHGRMHPDDKDAVMRRFAAGETDVLVATTVIEVGVNVPNATAMVIMDADRFGVSQLHQLRGRVGRGSAAGLCLLVTEMPEASAARQRLNAVAATLDGFELSRIDLEQRREGDVLGQAQSGARTSLRMLAVIEDEEIIAEAREEATAVVAADPELKNLPGLKTALDALLDEEREQYLEKG; translated from the coding sequence ATGGATCTCGTGCCCGCACTGCAAGAACCACTCCAGCAGCCACTGAAGTCGGTGCTCGGCCCCGCCACCGCGAAGGTGATGGCCGAGCACCTCGGCCTGCACACCGTCGGCGACCTCCTGCACCACTACCCGCGCAGATACGAGGAGCGCGGCCAGCTCACGCACCTCGCCGACCTCCCCATGGACGAGCACGTCACGGTGGTCGCCCAGGTCGCCGACGCCCGGCTGCACACCTTCGCCTCCGCCAAGGCCCCGCGCGGCAAGGGCCAGCGCCTGGAAGTCACCATCACCGACGGCAGCGGCCGACTCCAACTGGTCTTCTTCGGAAACGGCGTTCACAAGCCCCACAAGGAACTCCTGCCGGGCACACGCGCGATGTTCGCGGGCAAGGTCTCCGTCTTCAACCGCCGCCTCCAGCTCGCCCACCCCGCCTACGAACTCCTGCGCGGCGACGGCGAGGAGACGGTCGAGACCTGGGCCGGCGCCCTGATCCCGATCTATCCCGCCACCGCCAAACTGGAGTCCTGGAAGATCGGCAAGGCGCTCCAGACGGTCCTCCCGACATGCCTGGAAGCGGTCGACCCCCTCCCGGACAGCCTCCGCGAGGGCCGCGGCCTCGTCCCGCTCCCCGAGGCCCTGGAGAAGATCCACCGCCCGCACACCAAAGCCGACATCGAGGACGCCCGCGCCCGCCTGAAATGGGACGAGGCCTTCGTCCTCCAGGTAGCCCTCGCCCGCCGCCGCCACGCGGACGCCCAACTCCCCGCAGTGGCCCGCAAACCGAAGCCGGACGGCCTCCTGACAGCCTTCGACGACCGCCTCCCCTTCACCCTCACCGAGGGCCAGCAACGAGTCACGGGCGAGATCTTCACCGACCTGGCGACCGAGCACCCGATGCACCGGCTGTTGCAAGGAGAAGTCGGATCGGGAAAGACGATGGTGGCGCTCCGGGCCATGCTCGCCACCGTCGACGCAGGTGGCCAGGCCGCCATGCTGGCGCCCACCGAAGTGCTGGCCCAGCAGCACCACAGGTCGGTCGTCGAGATGATGGGGGAGCTGGCCGAGGGCGGCATGCTGGGCGGGGCCGAGCAGGCGACCAAGGTGGTGCTGCTGACCGGTTCCATGGGCGCCGCGGCCCGGCGGCAGGCGCTGCTCGATCTGGTGACCGGAGAGGCCGGGATCGTCATCGGGACCCATGCGCTGATCGAGGACAAGGTCCAGTTCCACGACCTCGGACTCGTCGTCGTCGACGAGCAGCACCGCTTCGGGGTCGAACAGCGCGACGCCCTGCGGGGCAAGGGCAAACAGCCGCCCCATCTGCTCGTCATGACGGCCACCCCCATCCCGCGCACGGTCGCGATGACCGTCTTCGGCGATCTGGAGACCTCCGTCCTCGACCAGCTCCCGGCCGGGCGTTCACCGATCGCCAGCCATGTCGTCCCGGCCGCGGACAAACCGCACTTCCTCGCGCGTGCCTGGGAACGGGTGCGCGAGGAGGTCGAGAACGGCCATCAGGCGTACGTCGTCTGCCCCCGCATCGGGGACGAGGAGGACGACCCCAAGAAGGCCCGGAAGTCCGCCGAGGACGAGGCCGAGAAGCGCCCGCCGCTCGCCGTCCTGGAGGTGGCCGACCAACTCGCCAAGGGCCCGCTCGCCGGCCTCGAGGTGGAGGTCCTGCACGGCCGTATGCACCCCGACGACAAGGACGCGGTCATGCGCCGGTTCGCCGCCGGAGAGACGGACGTCCTGGTCGCCACCACCGTCATCGAGGTCGGCGTCAACGTCCCCAACGCCACCGCCATGGTGATCATGGACGCCGACCGCTTCGGCGTCTCCCAGCTGCACCAGCTGCGCGGCCGGGTCGGCCGTGGCTCGGCGGCGGGCCTGTGCCTGCTGGTCACCGAGATGCCGGAGGCCAGCGCGGCCCGCCAGCGCCTCAATGCCGTGGCCGCCACCCTCGACGGCTTCGAACTCTCCCGCATCGACCTGGAACAGCGCCGCGAGGGCGACGTCCTCGGCCAGGCCCAGTCCGGCGCCCGCACCAGCCTCAGGATGCTGGCGGTCATCGAGGACGAGGAGATCATCGCGGAGGCGAGGGAGGAAGCGACGGCTGTGGTGGCGGCGGATCCGGAGCTGAAGAACCTTCCGGGCCTGAAAACAGCCCTGGACGCCCTCTTGGACGAGGAGAGAGAGCAGTACTTGGAAAAGGGGTGA
- a CDS encoding Lrp/AsnC family transcriptional regulator — MVQAYILIQTEVGKASTVAETISKIPGVIQAEDVTGPYDVIVRAQADTVDDLGRMVVAKVQQVDGITRTLTCPVVHL; from the coding sequence GTGGTACAGGCGTACATCCTGATCCAGACGGAGGTCGGCAAAGCGTCGACCGTCGCCGAGACGATCAGCAAGATCCCTGGAGTCATCCAGGCCGAGGATGTGACAGGACCGTATGACGTGATTGTGCGCGCGCAGGCCGACACCGTAGACGACCTCGGCCGCATGGTGGTCGCCAAGGTCCAGCAAGTGGACGGCATCACCCGTACATTGACCTGCCCCGTCGTCCATCTGTAG